The proteins below are encoded in one region of Girardinichthys multiradiatus isolate DD_20200921_A chromosome 19, DD_fGirMul_XY1, whole genome shotgun sequence:
- the tnika gene encoding TRAF2 and NCK interacting kinase a isoform X3, with product MACDSPAQSQFEIDLSALKDPSGIFDLVELVGNGTYGQVYKGRHIRTGQLAAIKVMDVATDEEEEIKSEINMLKKYSNHRNIATYFGVFIKKQPPGIDDQLWLVMEFCGAGSVTDLIKNTKGNTLKEDWNAYICREILRGLAHLHQHKVIHRDIKGQNVLLTENAEVKLVDFGVSAQMDRTVGKRNTFIGTPYWMAPEVIACDENPEATYDCKSDLWSLGITAMEMAEGAPPLCDMHPMRALFLIPRNPAPRLKSKKWSRKFQSFIENTLVKNHTQRPSTEQLLSHPFITELPNERHLRIQLKDHIDRTKKKRGERDETEYEYSGSEEEDEEREKGEPSSIINVPGESTLRRDFLRLQQANKERSEAQRRQQLEQKQNDEHKRLLLAERQKRIEEQKEQRRRLEEQQQRERELRKQQEKRHFEEMEKIRREEERRQAAREQEYIRRQLEEEQRQLEILQQQLLQEQALLLEYKRKQIVEQRQAELLQMKLQQERAYLVSLQQQQQEGRQAEKKQLYHFKDAINPNDKPAWAKEVQKQPSAPGKPSAQALKTPSFGANQVIDKPIRRAPKKVPELFVSGNYWTPQDQQVTKQNQRKIQIQKNAGKGPIENHIGKVKWSPKDKASSAGSKGKALQPHPHGSGQTQTPQHPKICVSGEHWIPRDKHVPNPKQHEIQNQNSALEDCIGRPRQLSKETHGSADTEALQPHPQASGQSQTPQSGSSSNMHLSVEERSKMNRQSSPALQHKASHRISDPSLPPRSESFSSGGMQSSRAPPIQRSIEPQMAHLIPVKTHSGSMSGSQSLQDQTGLALSDGVGMVSPKPEMPRQNSDPSSDTPGPTQNISSREERDRDRTAWLREQDIPPRVPQRTTSISPALVRKNSPNGVVGLGPRTGSQLIRASNPDLRRSELSLDAILQRTSSNSSSSSSPSSQGGSSERKGQTKPSGTPPGANEEVKPNQEEGRESARPSRPASYKKAIDEDLSALAKELRELRVEEGSRPPVKVTDYSSSSEDSESSDEDGQVLGHDGTVAVSDIPRIMPGVQSSSESYGGLAEDPLGDAYNSSRDSTLMMREAEERRRGGHSESNGFGNHSNHGNLPDLVQQSNSPNSTPTTALQELSDMAEFGLSGSKASFSPFVDPRVYQTSPGENDETSAAAMFANELLRQEQARLNEARKISVVNVNPTNIRPHSDTPEIRKYKKRFNSEILCAALWGVNLLVGTENGLMLLDRSGQGKVYNLITRRRFLQMEVLEGLNVLVTISGKKNKLRVYYLSWLRNRILHNDPEVEKKQGWITVGELEGCVHYKVVKYERIKFLVIALKNSVEIYAWAPKPYHKFMAFKSFTELQHRPQLVDLTVEEGQRLKVIYGSCVGFHVIDVDSGNPYDIYIPSHCSKHMKIQSQVTPHAIVVLPKTDGMEMLLCYEDEGVYVNTYGRITKDVVLQWGEMPTSVAYIHSNQIMGWGEKAIEIRSVETGHLDGVFMHKRAQRLKFLCERNDKVFFASVRSGGSSQVFFMTLNRNSMMNW from the exons GGTCTGGCTCATCTCCATCAGCACAAGGTCATTCACAGAGACATCAAAGGACAGAACGTGCTGCTGACTGAGAACGCCGAGGTCAAACTGG TGGATTTTGGAGTTTCGGCTCAGATGGACAGAACAGTAGGAAAAAGGAACACATTTATTGGGACACCGTACTGGATGGCACCAGAGGTTATTGCCTGTGATGAAAACCCTGAAGCCACCTATGACTGCAAG AGTGATTTATGGTCACTGGGAATCACAGCAATGGAAATGGCTGAAGGAGCACCGC CACTGTGTGATATGCACCCAATGAGAGCCCTTTTCCTCATTCCACGCAATCCAGCCCCCAGACTCAAGTCAAAGAAGTG GTCAAGGAAGTTTCAGTCATTCATTGAAAACACTCTGGTGAAGAACCACACCCAGAGGCCCAGCACAGAACAACTCCTTTCACATCCCTTCATCACAGAGCTTCCCAACGAGAGGCACCTCCGCATCCAGCTGAAGGACCACATTGACCGCACGAAGAAGAAGAGAGGAGAGAGGG ATGAGACAGAGTATGAGTACAGCGGCAGCgaagaggaagatgaagaaAGGGAAAAAGGCGAACCGAG CTCCATCATCAACGTCCCAGGGGAGTCGACCCTGAGGCGAGATTTCTTGCGCCTCCAGCAGGCCAACAAGGAGCGCTCGGAGGCGCAGCGGCGGCAGCAGCTGGAGCAGAAGCAGAACGACGAGCACAAACGCTTGCTGTTGGCTGAGAGACAGAAGCGCATTGAGGAGCAGAAGGAGCAGAGGAGACGGCTGGAAGAG cagcagcagagagagCGTGAGCTGAGGAAGCAGCAGGAGAAAAGACACTTTGAGGAAATGGAGAAGATCCGAAGGGAGGAGGAGAGAAGGCAGGCAGCCAGAGAACAG GAGTATATCCGTAGACAGCTCGAGGAGGAACAGAGGCAGTTAGAGATTCTCCAGCAGCAGCTCCTACAAGAACAAGCATTATTACTG GAGTACAAGCGTAAACAGATCGTGGAGCAGCGGCAGGCAGAACTTCTGCAGATGAAGCTCCAGCAGGAGAGAGCCTACCTGGTGTCtctacaacagcagcagcaggagggaAGGCAAGCAGAAAAGAAACAGCTTTACCATTTCAAGGATGCCATTAATCCTAATGACAAGCCTGCCTGGGCCAAGGAG GTCCAGAAGCAGCCAAGTGCTCCTGGTAAACCATCTGCACAAGCACTTAAAACTCCATCGTTTGGAGCAAACCAGGTCATTGACAAACCAATTAGACGAGCCCCGAAAAAGGTCCCTGAATTATTTGTTTCAGGAAATTACTGGACACCCCAAGATCAGCAGGTCACAAAGCAGAACCAACGTAAGATCCAAATCCAGAAAAATGCTGGCAAAGGGCCCATTGAGAATCACATAGGCAAAGTCAAGTGGTCACCCAAAGATAAAGCTAGCTCTGCAGGCTCAAAAGGTAAAGCACTTCAACCTCATCCCCACGGTTCAGGACAGACCCAAACTCCACAGCACCCTAAAATATGTGTTTCAGGAGAGCATTGGATACCTCGAGATAAGCATGTCCCTAACCCGAAACAGCATGAGATCCAAAACCAGAACAGTGCTTTAGAGGATTGCATAGGAAGACCAAGGCAGTTGTCCAAAGAGACGCATGGGTCTGCAGACACTGAAGCTCTTCAGCCTCATCCCCAGGCTTCGGGACAATCCCAGACACCGCAGTCTGGGTCCTCTTCTAACATGCACCTATCG GTGGAGGAGCGATCTAAGATgaacaggcagagctctccagCACTGCAGCACAAAGCATCCCACCGCATCTCCGACCCTTCCCTTCCTCCCCGCTCCGAGTCGTTCAGCAGCGGAGGCATGCAGTCCTCCCGTGCTCCTCCCATCCAACGTTCCATTGAACCACAG ATGGCTCATCTCATTCCCGTGAAGACCCACTCCGGCTCCATGTCCGGCTCTCAGTCTCTGCAGGACCAGACGGGCTTGGCTCTGAGCGACGGGGTCGGCATGGTGTCACCGAAGCCTGAGATGCCCCGTCAGAACTCAGATCCCAGCTCTGACACTCCAGGACCCACGCAGAACATCAGCAGCAGGGAGGAACGAGATCGGGACAGGACTGCTTGGTTGAGGGAACAGGATATTCCCCCCAGG GTCCCTCAGAGGACAACCTCCATTTCTCCAGCCCTTGTTAGAAAGAATTCCCCTAATGGTGTTGTGGGCCTGGGCCCTCGCACCGGTTCTCAGCTCATACGGGCCAG TAATCCGGATCTGCGGCGTTCTGAGCTCTCCCTCGATGCTATACTGCAAAGAACGTCCTCTaactcatcctcctcctcctctccttcaTCTCAGGGAGGCTCATCCGAGAGAAAAG gCCAGACCAAGCCAAGTGGAACTCCTCCTGGAGCCAACGAGGAGGTTAAACCCAATCAAGAAGAGGGTCGGGAATCAGCCAGACCGAGCAGACCTGCA AGCTATAAGAAAGCCATAGATGAG GACTTAAGTGCACTGGCTAAGGAACTCAGAGAACTGAGGGTAGAGGAAGGAAGCCGGCCTCCAGTCAAG GTCACGGACTACTCATCCTCCAGCGAAGACTCGGAAAGCAGCGATGAGGACGGGCAGGTGCTGGGGCACGACGGAACTGTTGCCGTTAGCGACATCCCCCGCATCAT GCCGGGAGTACAGAGCAGCTCTGAGTCGTACGGAGGGCTGGCAGAGGACCCTCTGGGAGATGCCTATAATAGCTCAAGGGACAGTACTCTTATGATGAGAGAG GCAGAAGAAAGGAGGAGAGGTGGTCACTCTGAAAGCAATGGGTTTGGCAATCACAGTAACCATGGTAACCTCCCTGACCTAGTGCAACAGAGCAACTCTCCCAACTCTACACCGACCACAGCTCTGCAGGAACTGAGTGACATGGCCGAG tttgGTTTGAGTGGGTCCAAAGCATCATTTAGTCCCTTCGTTGACCCGCGTGTCTATCAAACCTCCCCGGGTGAAAACGATGAGACCTCAGCAGCAG CCATGTTTGCCAATGAGCTGCTAAGGCAGGAGCAGGCACGACTAAACGAAGCCAGAAAGATCTCTGTTGTAAATGTGAACCCTACAAACATCAGACCTCACAGCGACACGCCAGAGATCCGTAAATACAAGAAGCGCTTCAACTCTGAGATCCTGTGTGCTGCGCTCTGGG GTGTGAACCTGTTGGTGGGGACAGAAAATGGCTTAATGCTGCTTGACCGAAGTGGACAGGGCAAAGTCTACAACCTGATTACAAGACGCAGATTCTTACAGATGGAAGTGCTGGAGGGTCTGAATGTGTTAGTCACCATATCTG ggaaaaaaaataagttgCGTGTCTACTATTTATCCTGGCTGAGGAACAGAATATTGCATAATGACCCAGAAGTCGAGAAGAAACAGGGTTGGATCACTGTTGGAGAGCTAGAGGGCTGTGTGCATTATAAAGTTG TGAAGTATGAGAGGATCAAGTTCCTGGTGATTGCACTTAAGAACTCAGTGGAAATCTATGCCTGGGCACCTAAACCTTACCACAAGTTCATGGCCTTTAAG TCGTTCACTGAGTTGCAGCACCGTCCTCAGCTGGTTGACCTCACAGTGGAAGAAGGCCAGAGGTTAAAAGTTATCTATGGCTCCTGTGTGGGCTTCCATGTCATCGATGTGGACTCAGGCAATCCTTACGACATCTACATCCCCTCACAT TGTTCCAAACACATGAAG ATCCAGAGTCAGGTGACACCCCATGCCATCGTTGTGCTTCCTAAGACTGATGGAATGGAAATGCTGCTGTGTTATGAGGACGAGGGGGTCTACGTCAACACCTACGGTCGCATCACCAAGGATGTGGTGCTACAGTGGGGAGAGATGCCTacatctgttg CCTATATCCATTCTAATCAGATTATGGGCTGGGGTGAGAAAGCCATAGAGATCCGCTCTGTGGAGACGGGTCATCTGGATGGAGTGTTCATGCACAAGAGAGCCCAGAGACTTAAGTTCCTGTGTGAGCGAAATGATAAG GTATTCTTTGCGTCTGTACGTTCGGGAGGTAGCAGCCAGGTGTTCTTCATGACCCTCAACAGAAACTCAATGATGAACTGGTGA
- the tnika gene encoding TRAF2 and NCK interacting kinase a isoform X2 produces MACDSPAQSQFEIDLSALKDPSGIFDLVELVGNGTYGQVYKGRHIRTGQLAAIKVMDVATDEEEEIKSEINMLKKYSNHRNIATYFGVFIKKQPPGIDDQLWLVMEFCGAGSVTDLIKNTKGNTLKEDWNAYICREILRGLAHLHQHKVIHRDIKGQNVLLTENAEVKLVDFGVSAQMDRTVGKRNTFIGTPYWMAPEVIACDENPEATYDCKSDLWSLGITAMEMAEGAPPLCDMHPMRALFLIPRNPAPRLKSKKWSRKFQSFIENTLVKNHTQRPSTEQLLSHPFITELPNERHLRIQLKDHIDRTKKKRGERDETEYEYSGSEEEDEEREKGEPSSIINVPGESTLRRDFLRLQQANKERSEAQRRQQLEQKQNDEHKRLLLAERQKRIEEQKEQRRRLEEQQQRERELRKQQEKRHFEEMEKIRREEERRQAAREQEYIRRQLEEEQRQLEILQQQLLQEQALLLEYKRKQIVEQRQAELLQMKLQQERAYLVSLQQQQQEGRQAEKKQLYHFKDAINPNDKPAWAKEVQKQPSAPGKPSAQALKTPSFGANQVIDKPIRRAPKKVPELFVSGNYWTPQDQQVTKQNQRKIQIQKNAGKGPIENHIGKVKWSPKDKASSAGSKGKALQPHPHGSGQTQTPQHPKICVSGEHWIPRDKHVPNPKQHEIQNQNSALEDCIGRPRQLSKETHGSADTEALQPHPQASGQSQTPQSGSSSNMHLSVEERSKMNRQSSPALQHKASHRISDPSLPPRSESFSSGGMQSSRAPPIQRSIEPQMAHLIPVKTHSGSMSGSQSLQDQTGLALSDGVGMVSPKPEMPRQNSDPSSDTPGPTQNISSREERDRDRTAWLREQDIPPRVPQRTTSISPALVRKNSPNGVVGLGPRTGSQLIRASNPDLRRSELSLDAILQRTSSNSSSSSSPSSQGGSSERKGQTKPSGTPPGANEEVKPNQEEGRESARPSRPAVSPAEQTDSYKKAIDEDLSALAKELRELRVEEGSRPPVKVTDYSSSSEDSESSDEDGQVLGHDGTVAVSDIPRIMPGVQSSSESYGGLAEDPLGDAYNSSRDSTLMMREAEERRRGGHSESNGFGNHSNHGNLPDLVQQSNSPNSTPTTALQELSDMAEFGLSGSKASFSPFVDPRVYQTSPGENDETSAAAMFANELLRQEQARLNEARKISVVNVNPTNIRPHSDTPEIRKYKKRFNSEILCAALWGVNLLVGTENGLMLLDRSGQGKVYNLITRRRFLQMEVLEGLNVLVTISGKKNKLRVYYLSWLRNRILHNDPEVEKKQGWITVGELEGCVHYKVVKYERIKFLVIALKNSVEIYAWAPKPYHKFMAFKSFTELQHRPQLVDLTVEEGQRLKVIYGSCVGFHVIDVDSGNPYDIYIPSHIQSQVTPHAIVVLPKTDGMEMLLCYEDEGVYVNTYGRITKDVVLQWGEMPTSVAYIHSNQIMGWGEKAIEIRSVETGHLDGVFMHKRAQRLKFLCERNDKVFFASVRSGGSSQVFFMTLNRNSMMNW; encoded by the exons GGTCTGGCTCATCTCCATCAGCACAAGGTCATTCACAGAGACATCAAAGGACAGAACGTGCTGCTGACTGAGAACGCCGAGGTCAAACTGG TGGATTTTGGAGTTTCGGCTCAGATGGACAGAACAGTAGGAAAAAGGAACACATTTATTGGGACACCGTACTGGATGGCACCAGAGGTTATTGCCTGTGATGAAAACCCTGAAGCCACCTATGACTGCAAG AGTGATTTATGGTCACTGGGAATCACAGCAATGGAAATGGCTGAAGGAGCACCGC CACTGTGTGATATGCACCCAATGAGAGCCCTTTTCCTCATTCCACGCAATCCAGCCCCCAGACTCAAGTCAAAGAAGTG GTCAAGGAAGTTTCAGTCATTCATTGAAAACACTCTGGTGAAGAACCACACCCAGAGGCCCAGCACAGAACAACTCCTTTCACATCCCTTCATCACAGAGCTTCCCAACGAGAGGCACCTCCGCATCCAGCTGAAGGACCACATTGACCGCACGAAGAAGAAGAGAGGAGAGAGGG ATGAGACAGAGTATGAGTACAGCGGCAGCgaagaggaagatgaagaaAGGGAAAAAGGCGAACCGAG CTCCATCATCAACGTCCCAGGGGAGTCGACCCTGAGGCGAGATTTCTTGCGCCTCCAGCAGGCCAACAAGGAGCGCTCGGAGGCGCAGCGGCGGCAGCAGCTGGAGCAGAAGCAGAACGACGAGCACAAACGCTTGCTGTTGGCTGAGAGACAGAAGCGCATTGAGGAGCAGAAGGAGCAGAGGAGACGGCTGGAAGAG cagcagcagagagagCGTGAGCTGAGGAAGCAGCAGGAGAAAAGACACTTTGAGGAAATGGAGAAGATCCGAAGGGAGGAGGAGAGAAGGCAGGCAGCCAGAGAACAG GAGTATATCCGTAGACAGCTCGAGGAGGAACAGAGGCAGTTAGAGATTCTCCAGCAGCAGCTCCTACAAGAACAAGCATTATTACTG GAGTACAAGCGTAAACAGATCGTGGAGCAGCGGCAGGCAGAACTTCTGCAGATGAAGCTCCAGCAGGAGAGAGCCTACCTGGTGTCtctacaacagcagcagcaggagggaAGGCAAGCAGAAAAGAAACAGCTTTACCATTTCAAGGATGCCATTAATCCTAATGACAAGCCTGCCTGGGCCAAGGAG GTCCAGAAGCAGCCAAGTGCTCCTGGTAAACCATCTGCACAAGCACTTAAAACTCCATCGTTTGGAGCAAACCAGGTCATTGACAAACCAATTAGACGAGCCCCGAAAAAGGTCCCTGAATTATTTGTTTCAGGAAATTACTGGACACCCCAAGATCAGCAGGTCACAAAGCAGAACCAACGTAAGATCCAAATCCAGAAAAATGCTGGCAAAGGGCCCATTGAGAATCACATAGGCAAAGTCAAGTGGTCACCCAAAGATAAAGCTAGCTCTGCAGGCTCAAAAGGTAAAGCACTTCAACCTCATCCCCACGGTTCAGGACAGACCCAAACTCCACAGCACCCTAAAATATGTGTTTCAGGAGAGCATTGGATACCTCGAGATAAGCATGTCCCTAACCCGAAACAGCATGAGATCCAAAACCAGAACAGTGCTTTAGAGGATTGCATAGGAAGACCAAGGCAGTTGTCCAAAGAGACGCATGGGTCTGCAGACACTGAAGCTCTTCAGCCTCATCCCCAGGCTTCGGGACAATCCCAGACACCGCAGTCTGGGTCCTCTTCTAACATGCACCTATCG GTGGAGGAGCGATCTAAGATgaacaggcagagctctccagCACTGCAGCACAAAGCATCCCACCGCATCTCCGACCCTTCCCTTCCTCCCCGCTCCGAGTCGTTCAGCAGCGGAGGCATGCAGTCCTCCCGTGCTCCTCCCATCCAACGTTCCATTGAACCACAG ATGGCTCATCTCATTCCCGTGAAGACCCACTCCGGCTCCATGTCCGGCTCTCAGTCTCTGCAGGACCAGACGGGCTTGGCTCTGAGCGACGGGGTCGGCATGGTGTCACCGAAGCCTGAGATGCCCCGTCAGAACTCAGATCCCAGCTCTGACACTCCAGGACCCACGCAGAACATCAGCAGCAGGGAGGAACGAGATCGGGACAGGACTGCTTGGTTGAGGGAACAGGATATTCCCCCCAGG GTCCCTCAGAGGACAACCTCCATTTCTCCAGCCCTTGTTAGAAAGAATTCCCCTAATGGTGTTGTGGGCCTGGGCCCTCGCACCGGTTCTCAGCTCATACGGGCCAG TAATCCGGATCTGCGGCGTTCTGAGCTCTCCCTCGATGCTATACTGCAAAGAACGTCCTCTaactcatcctcctcctcctctccttcaTCTCAGGGAGGCTCATCCGAGAGAAAAG gCCAGACCAAGCCAAGTGGAACTCCTCCTGGAGCCAACGAGGAGGTTAAACCCAATCAAGAAGAGGGTCGGGAATCAGCCAGACCGAGCAGACCTGCAGTGAGTCCAGCAGAACAGACAGAC AGCTATAAGAAAGCCATAGATGAG GACTTAAGTGCACTGGCTAAGGAACTCAGAGAACTGAGGGTAGAGGAAGGAAGCCGGCCTCCAGTCAAG GTCACGGACTACTCATCCTCCAGCGAAGACTCGGAAAGCAGCGATGAGGACGGGCAGGTGCTGGGGCACGACGGAACTGTTGCCGTTAGCGACATCCCCCGCATCAT GCCGGGAGTACAGAGCAGCTCTGAGTCGTACGGAGGGCTGGCAGAGGACCCTCTGGGAGATGCCTATAATAGCTCAAGGGACAGTACTCTTATGATGAGAGAG GCAGAAGAAAGGAGGAGAGGTGGTCACTCTGAAAGCAATGGGTTTGGCAATCACAGTAACCATGGTAACCTCCCTGACCTAGTGCAACAGAGCAACTCTCCCAACTCTACACCGACCACAGCTCTGCAGGAACTGAGTGACATGGCCGAG tttgGTTTGAGTGGGTCCAAAGCATCATTTAGTCCCTTCGTTGACCCGCGTGTCTATCAAACCTCCCCGGGTGAAAACGATGAGACCTCAGCAGCAG CCATGTTTGCCAATGAGCTGCTAAGGCAGGAGCAGGCACGACTAAACGAAGCCAGAAAGATCTCTGTTGTAAATGTGAACCCTACAAACATCAGACCTCACAGCGACACGCCAGAGATCCGTAAATACAAGAAGCGCTTCAACTCTGAGATCCTGTGTGCTGCGCTCTGGG GTGTGAACCTGTTGGTGGGGACAGAAAATGGCTTAATGCTGCTTGACCGAAGTGGACAGGGCAAAGTCTACAACCTGATTACAAGACGCAGATTCTTACAGATGGAAGTGCTGGAGGGTCTGAATGTGTTAGTCACCATATCTG ggaaaaaaaataagttgCGTGTCTACTATTTATCCTGGCTGAGGAACAGAATATTGCATAATGACCCAGAAGTCGAGAAGAAACAGGGTTGGATCACTGTTGGAGAGCTAGAGGGCTGTGTGCATTATAAAGTTG TGAAGTATGAGAGGATCAAGTTCCTGGTGATTGCACTTAAGAACTCAGTGGAAATCTATGCCTGGGCACCTAAACCTTACCACAAGTTCATGGCCTTTAAG TCGTTCACTGAGTTGCAGCACCGTCCTCAGCTGGTTGACCTCACAGTGGAAGAAGGCCAGAGGTTAAAAGTTATCTATGGCTCCTGTGTGGGCTTCCATGTCATCGATGTGGACTCAGGCAATCCTTACGACATCTACATCCCCTCACAT ATCCAGAGTCAGGTGACACCCCATGCCATCGTTGTGCTTCCTAAGACTGATGGAATGGAAATGCTGCTGTGTTATGAGGACGAGGGGGTCTACGTCAACACCTACGGTCGCATCACCAAGGATGTGGTGCTACAGTGGGGAGAGATGCCTacatctgttg CCTATATCCATTCTAATCAGATTATGGGCTGGGGTGAGAAAGCCATAGAGATCCGCTCTGTGGAGACGGGTCATCTGGATGGAGTGTTCATGCACAAGAGAGCCCAGAGACTTAAGTTCCTGTGTGAGCGAAATGATAAG GTATTCTTTGCGTCTGTACGTTCGGGAGGTAGCAGCCAGGTGTTCTTCATGACCCTCAACAGAAACTCAATGATGAACTGGTGA